One region of Nycticebus coucang isolate mNycCou1 chromosome 10, mNycCou1.pri, whole genome shotgun sequence genomic DNA includes:
- the ZBED6 gene encoding zinc finger BED domain-containing protein 6 produces MSVCALSVPVSSLSAGRRCSTFSGAGILGCVPINSNTDEEDVVEGKMVAEGLDKEAKLPAKKKRKKGLRVKGKRRRKKLILAKKFSKDLGSGRPVSDASALLASSTPEQDEESLFESNIEKQIYLPSTRAKTSIVWHFFHVDPQYTWRAICNLCEKSVSRGKPGSHLGTSTLQRHLQARHSPHWTRANKFGVTSGEEDFTLDVSLSPSSPGSSGSFEYIPTDPLDNRMGKKRDKSSSVALRAERGRFLIKSNIVKHALIPGTRAKTSAVWNFFYTDPQHISRAVCNICKRSVSRGRPGSHLGTSTLQRHLQATHPIHWAVANKDNGAIGNGLDEAETERNDLLNDTLHGQKSTGSQDLTAEDLGDSDSDEPPVLEIENRSESSIPIAEQDSVIHAQERETAYCENPASSQISQAIIQMIVEDMHPYNYFSTPAFQRFMQIVAPDYRLPSETYFFTKAVPQLYDCVREKIFLTLENVQSQKIHLTVDIWTHDPSTDYFIVTVHWVSLETVPVSHNGRIPNFRKWAVLCVTGLAKDCLITNISQELNDQIGLWLSPNFLIPSFIVSDSSSSVVHAIKDGGFTHVPCFLHCLNIVIQDFFYEHKSIENMLVAARKTCHHFSHSVKARQILQEFQNDHQLPWKNLKQDETGHWISTFYMLKWLLEHCYSVHHSLGRASGVVLTSLQWTLMTYVCDILKPFEEATQKVSVKTTGLNQVLPLIHHLLISLQKLREDFQVRGITQALNLVDSLSLKLETDALLSAMLKSKPCILATLLDPCFKNSLEVFFPQSADLETYKHILAEEVCNYMESSPEVCHIVTSEPSGPSVTVGANSLTLSIKEGTSNSGSIDRSAADSIAIGSKSFMFPSAIAIVDEYFKEKHSEFSGGDDPLIYWQRKMSIWPALTQVAIHYLSCPMCSWQSECIFTTNSHFHPKQIMSLDFDNIEQLMFLKMNLKNVNYDYSTLVLSWDTENEVVQSNGKKISP; encoded by the coding sequence ATGAGTGTATGTGCCTTAAGTGTACCAGTTTCCTCACTCTCTGCTGGCAGAAGATGCAGCACTTTTAGTGGTGCTGGGATTCTGGGATGTGTTCCTATTAATTCTAATACAGATGAAGAAGATGTGGTAGAGGGAAAGATGGTAGCAGAAGGACTGGATAAAGAGGCAAAATTGcctgctaaaaagaaaagaaagaagggttTGCGAGTTAAGGGGAAAAGACGTCGAAAAAAATTGATCCTAGCCAAAAAGTTTAGTAAGGATTTGGGATCTGGAAGGCCTGTTTCAGATGCTTCTGCTTTGTTAGCATCCAGTACCCCTGAGCAGGATGAAGAAAGTCTTTTTGAGAgcaatatagaaaaacaaatctaTCTACCTAGTACCAGGGCCAAGACTTCCATTGTATGGCACTTCTTTCATGTTGACCCCCAGTATACCTGGCGAGCTATTTGTAATCTCTGTGAAAAAAGTGTCAGCAGGGGTAAACCAGGCAGTCATCTTGGTACTTCCACTCTTCAGCGACATCTGCAAGCAAGGCATTCTCCTCACTGGACCAGGGCCAACAAGTTTGGAGTCACTAGTGGGGAAGAGGATTTTACCTTGGATGTATCTTTATCTCCCTCTTCTCCTGGAAGCAGTGGAAGCTTTGAATATATTCCTACTGATCCATTAGATAATAGAATGGGCAAGAAACGTGATAAATCATCATCAGTTGCCCTacgggcagaaagagggagatttCTCATCAAAAGTAACATTGTCAAGCATGCCTTAATCCCTGGAACCAGAGCCAAGACATCTgcagtttggaattttttttacaCAGATCCTCAGCACATCTCAAGAGCGGTGTGTAACATATGTAAAAGAAGTGTGAGCCGGGGTAGGCCAGGTTCCCATTTAGGGACTTCAACACTTCAACGACACCTGCAGGCCACCCATCCCATCCACTGGGCTGTTGCCAACAAAGACAATGGTGCTATTGGAAATGGTTTAGATGAAGCTGAGACTGAGAGAAATGATCTCCTAAATGATACATTGCATGGACAAAAGTCTACAGGCAGCCAAGATTTAACAGCTGAGGACCTTGGTGACTCTGATTCAGATGAACCTCCTGTGTTAGAGATTGAAAATAGATCTGAAAGTTCTATTCCTAttgcagagcaagactctgtgaTACATGCACAGGAGAGAGAAACAGCATATTGTGAAAATCCAGCCTCGAGTCAAATAAGTCAAGCAATTATTCAAATGATTGTGGAGGATATGCATCCTTACAACTACTTCTCAACCCCAGCCTTTCAAAGGTTCATGCAGATTGTGGCACCTGACTACAGGTTGCCATCAGAGACTTACTTTTTCACTAAGGCTGTCCCTCAGTTATATGATTGTGTCAGAGAAAAAATTTTCTTAACTTTAGAGAATGTTCAAAGCCAAAAGATTCACCTAACTGTTGACATTTGGACCCATGACCCATCCACTGACTATTTTATTGTGACTGTACATTGGGTCTCTTTGGAAACTGTACCTGTTTCCCATAATGGGAGGATCCCCAACTTTAGAAAGTGGGCAGTGCTTTGTGTTACAGGTTTGGCCAAAGACTGTTTGATAACCAACATTTCACAAGAATTAAATGACCAGATTGGTCTGTGGCTTTCTCCTAATTTTCTTATTCCTAGCTTCATTGTTTCTGACAGTTCCTCCAGTGTGGTACATGCAATCAAAGATGGTGGTTTTACCCATGTGCCATGCTTCCTGCATTGTTTAAATATAGTCATTCAGGACTTCTTCTATGAGCACAAAAGCATTGAGAATATGTTAGTGGCTGCTAGGAAAACCTGTCATCATTTTAGTCATTCAGTAAAGGCTCGTCAGATACTGCAAGAATTCCAAAATGATCACCAACTTCCATGGAAGAATTTGAAGCAGGATGAAACTGGACATTGGATTTCTACCTTTTATATGTTAAAATGGCTTTTGGAGCATTGCTATTCAGTTCACCATAGTCTTGGTAGAGCCAGTGGAGTTGTGCTCACTTCCCTTCAGTGGACTCTGATGACTTATGTTTGTGATATTCTCAAGCCATTTGAAGAAGCCACCCAGAAAGTGAGTGTGAAGACCACAGGATTGAATCAAGTACTACCCTTAATCCATCATCTACTCATTTCTTTGCAGAAACTCAGAGAAGATTTTCAAGTCAGAGGAATTACTCAGGCCCTCAATCTAGTGGATAGTTTATCTCTGAAACTTGAAACAGATGCCCTACTAAGTGCCATGCTCAAATCCAAGCCCTGTATTTTGGCTACTTTGTTAGATCCttgctttaaaaatagtttggAAGTCTTTTTTCCTCAAAGTGCTGATTTAGAGACTTATAAGCACATCCTTGCAGAAGAGGTTTGTAATTATATGGAATCATCACCAGAGGTCTGTCACATTGTGACTTCAGAACCTTCGGGTCCCTCAGTTACTGTAGGAGCTAATTCATTGACCTTATCTATAAAAGAAGGCACCTCCAATTCAGGATCCATTGATAGGTCAGCTGCAGACAGCATTGCCATTGGAAGCAAAAGTTTCATGTTCCCTTCTGCTATAGCAATTGTGGATGAGTACTTCAAAGAGAAGCATTCAGAATTCTCAGGAGGTGATGACCCTTTGATTTACTGGCAGAGGAAGATGAGCATTTGGCCGGCTTTGACCCAGGTTGCTATTCATTATCTAAGTTGCCCCATGTGTAGTTGGCAATCTGAATGTATCTTTACTACGAATAGCCACTTTCATCCAAAACAGATCATGAGCCTGGACTTTGACAATATAGAACAGTTGATGTTTCTGAAAATGAACTTGAAAAACGTTAACTATGATTATTCCACGTTGGTTCTGAGCTGGGATACTGAGAATGAAGTTGTTCaaagcaatggaaaaaaaatatcaccttaa